In Snodgrassella alvi wkB2, the DNA window ATATCAAAATGAAAACATTGTTTTTGTTATTAATTTTAAGTTTATGCGGATATCTTAACAGCAACAATGATCGTGCACAGGACAAAATTAAAAAATTGGAGGAACAACGGATAATGACAGACACCACAGAGATTACTGTCCGTATTCCGTCAAAAGTATCGGATAAAAAGTTAGAAATTACACTTCCTCGCTGTTTCTTTGGTACAAATCTGAAACATCAAATTATTGATGGAAAGGTTGAAGAAATTGCTGTTAGCATTATGTACCAGTTACCTACATTTTCCGATTTCCCTAATAATGAAGAAGCAATTTATCAATGTCCTGATTTTTCTAAACCAATTACAACATTAGGTATTTTCCCATTGTTTCCCATAGTAGGCAAAACTGAATTGGAATATGGAAATTACTGGTTAAAACAGCAATACTTTAGATTTTCTATTAAAGAACAAAAAAATAATTTGGCACTATATCGTGCTGGCATTGATAGGAAATTAGCCATATTTGCTAATCAATCTGATCGTAGTCAACAAGATATTAGCATTGAATTTTGGCCTTTTGACTCGAATAATAAAGATGATTCATATCCACATCAGACTGATATACATTCTGTATTATACGAAGAGTTTGGTTTAAGTTATACGATATATTCTTCAAGATATTTACATGGGAAGAATAAACCACTAGTAAGCCAGAACTATTTTGCTGATGGATTAATTCAAATATATATGCACAATGAAAGCTTACTTGATCACCCGGAAATTCAACTTGGTTTCATTCAGAATAATAACCGTATTCTGGATTATATCCATCAGCACAGTAAAGTCGTTGATTAGCTAGTGCATTAGCTAAAAATTTTTAAAATTTTCAGATTTTATTTCAAACGTCTTAAAGCAAAATAAATTAATAAAATTATATTATTACGGATAAAAATATGAAATATTGGCTTTGTATACTGCTTTTATGCTTAACCGGCTGCTTTAATGGCAGCAGTGAACAGGACAAAATTAAAAAAATGGAGGAACAACGGATAATGACAGACACCACAGAGATTACTGTGCGCATTCCATCAAAAGTATCAGGTAAAAAACTGGAGATTACCCTGCCGCGCTGCATGTTTGGTTTTAGTATAAAAAATAAAATTATTGATGGTATAGTCGAGCAAAAGGCAGCAGCAGTTATATTTGCCTTACCTACTTTATCAGGTTTTCCCAATGATGAAGAAGCAATTCATCGATGTCCTGATTTTTCTAAGCCTGTTGTAGGCCTCAGTTTTGCACCGTTATATCGCAATATAAAAGCAGAAAAACTGGAATATGGAAATCATTGGTTCAAACGGGAAAATTACCGATTCCGATTAAAAGAAAAGAAAAATAATCAGGAATTGTATTATATTGGTATTTCAGGAAAACAAACTATGTTTATTAATAAATCCGAAACCAATCAACAAGATTTAAGAATTGATTTCTGGCCATTTGATGTTAAGGATGAATACAATGCTTTTCCGCATCAAATTGATATTTATTCTGTTTTAGATAAAGAGTTTAGTGTTGCTTACACTGTATATTCCTCGAGATTTCTACATGGGAAGTATAAACCACCAGTAAGCCAGAACTATTTTGCTGATGGATTAATTCAAATATATAAGCACAATGAAAGCTTACTTGATCATCCGGAAATTCAACTGGGTTTTATTCAGAATAATAACCGTATTCTGGATTATATCCATCAGCACAGTAAAGTAGTTACAGACCAGAATCATTAAGAATAGCCATATAGTTACTCTTGCTGATATTTGATTATAGAAAACACTAAAACTATTAATTCCTCACCATATAAAATTAATTTTTCAATATATTATTAAGATAAAAAGCTGCCGGTACTAATGATGCAACCGGCAGCTTTTTATCTTGAAATAATTAGTTTTGCAGAGCTGTCTTTATGCGCTGATGTAAATTCTGAATACTGTAAACATCAGTACGGGATAAACGGCTTACACCTTCACTCATCGCTAAAGCACCTGCGATAGTGGTATATAAAGGAATACGCATATTCAGTGCACTACGGCGGATTGAATGGCTGTCTTTAATAGACTGTACATCACTGCTGACAGTATTAACAACCAGAGCAATCTCACCGTTTTTAATGGCATCCACAATATGCGGGCGCCCTTCAGTTACCTTATTCACCACTTGCACATTGATTCCGTGCTCAGCCAGAAAAGCTGCTGTCCCGCGAGTGGCACATAGTCCGTATCCGAGCGACTGAAAATTGGTTGCCACCTGAACAACAGCAGGTTTGTCTTCATTACGTACAGCCAGAAACACTTTACCAATAGTCGGCATACGTTCACCCGCTCCGAGCTGGGCTTTTAAATATGCTTCGGCAAATGTTTCACCGACACCCATTACTTCACCGGTAGAGCGCATTTCGGGTCCGAGAATAGTATCTACGCCGGGAAATTTAATAAAAGGAAATACGGCTTCCTTAACTGCAAAAAATTCAGGAATAACTTCTTGTGTGTAACCCTGTTCGGCCAATGAGATACCGGCCATAACCCTTGCTCCGATTTTAGCAAGAGACACACTTGTGGCTTTAGATACAAATGGAACAGTACGTGAAGCACGCGGATTGACCTCAAGTACGTAAACGATATCATCCTGTACCGCAAACTGCACATTCATCAGACCAACTACATCTAAAGCCATTGCCATGGCTGCTGTCTGACGACGAATTTCATTCTGAATATCTTCACTTAGCGAATAAGGCGGAATGGAACATGCTGAATCGCCACTATGGACACCTGCCTGTTCCACATGCTGCATGATGCCGCCGATAACCACCTGTTTGCCATCACATACACAATCTACATCTACTTCAATAGCGTGGCTGAGAAAGTAATCAAGCAATACTGGGCTATCATTGGATACTTGTACAGCTTCGCGCATATAAGTTTGTAATTCATTAGATGAATGCACTACCTGCATAGCTCGTCCGCCAAGTACATAAGATGGCCGTACTACCAGCGGATAACCAACTTCTTCAGCCAGTTGCAGTGCCTCTGCCTCTGTACGTGCTGTACGGTTTTCCGGCTGACGCAATCCCAGTTTGTGCAGAATCTGCTGAAAACGCTCACGGTCTTCTGCTGCATCAATGGCATCGGCTGAGGTACCGATAATATTGACACCATTAGCTACCAGTTCATTAGCCAGTTTTAAAGGTGTCTGACCGCCATAATGCACAATGAGACCGTCAGGTTGTTCGGTATGACAGATTTCCAGTACGTCTTCAAGGGTAAGCGGCTCGAAATACAATCTGTCAGAAGTATCATAATCTGTCGAAACGGTTTCAGGATTACAGTTCACCATAATGGTTTCAAAACCGGATTCGCGCAATGCTAATGCAGCATGTACACAGCAATAATCAAACTCAATACCCTGACCGATACGATTTGGTCCGCCACCAAGAATCATAATTTTTTTACGCTGTGTCGGTTCCGCTTCGCATTCTTCTTCATAAGTTGAGTACAGATAGGCAGTATCGGTCGCAAATTCAGCTGCACAGGTATCTACGCGTTTAAAAACCGGATGCAGATTCATGGCATAACGATGCTGTCTGACACTGGCTTCATCCTGATTAAGCAATTGCGCCAGCCGTTTATCAGCAAAACCTTTGCGTTTGAGTTTACGCAGATAATTGTAATCGATATCTTCCAGTCTGATCGCTGTCAGTTTCTGTTCTTCGCTAACCAGATCAGCAATCTGTGCCAGAAACCACGGATCAATAGCACAAATTGTATAGATTTCCTCTAATGAAAAGCCGGCACGAAATGCATCAGCGACATACAGTATCCGTTCAGGACCGGGATTAGCCAGTTCACGCTGAATGGCTGCACGGTCACTGCTGCGGCAATCAAAGCCGCTCAGACCAACCTCCAGACCGCGCAGAGCTTTATGAACAGACTCCTGAAATGTACGGCCGATAGCCATTACTTCCCCGACTGATTTCATCTGTGTCGTCAGGCGATCATCTGCGGACGGAAATTTTTCAAAGGCAAAACGGGGAACTTTGGTTACCACATAATCAATGGAAGGCTCAAAGGAAGCTGGTGTGCGTCCGCCGGTTATATCATTTTGCAATTCATTCAGTGTATAGCCTATTGCCAGCTTAGCTGCGATTTTGGCAATCGGAAAACCGGTAGCTTTAGAAGCCAGAGCAGAAGAACGGCTGACACGCGGATTCATTTCAATCACAATCATTTCGCCGTTTTGCGGATTAACAGCAAACTGCACATTAGAGCCACCGGTATCCACACCGATTTCACGCAGCACTGCCAGAGAGGCATCACGCATCAGCTGATATTCTTTATCCGTCAGTGTTTGTGCCGGAGCTACTGTAATCGAATCACCGGTATGTACGCCGCACGGATCAAAATTTTCTATTGAACAGATAATAATGCAATTGTCGGCACGGTCACGCACCACTTCCATTTCATATTCTTTCCAACCCAGTACAGACTGTTCGACCAGTAATTCATGAGTAGGTGAAGCATCGAAACCACGTTCACAAATAGTAATAAATTCATCTTTATTGTAGGCAATACCGCCGCCACTGCCGCCCATGGTGAAAGACGGGCGAATTAATGCAGGAAATCCAACCTGTGCCTGTGCCTCCAGTGCCTGCTCCATGCTATGGCAAATAAAGGATTTCGGGGTATGCAGACCGATTTTATTCATTGCTTCTTTAAAACGGCCGCGGTCTTCTGCTTTATCAATTGCATCTTCGGATGCACCAATCAGTTCTACCTGATATTTTTTCAGGATACCGTTATGTGCCAGATCAAGGGCACAGTTGAGTGCCGTTTGTCCGCCCATCGTTGGCAAAATGGCATCGGGACGTTCTTTTTCAATAATTTTTGCCACTGTCTGCCACATAATCGGCTCAATGTAAGTAACATCAGCCATATCCGGATCTGTCATAATCGTAGCCGGATTGGAATTAACCAGAATGACTTTATAGCCCTCTTCACGCAATGCCTTGCATGCCTGAGCTCCAGAGTAGTCAAACTCGCATGCCTGACCAATTACAATAGGACCGGCACCAATAATTAGGATAGATTTTAAGTCTGTGCGCTTAGGCATACTGATACCTTTATCAAAAATTATCTGTTAATTTAGCGGTACGGCAGGATTGATTTTCTGGCAATCAATCGGTCATTCGATACTTGCCGTCCATAATTTCAGTGCAAACGCAATAAACATCAGCCCGATTGTGGCTACTGCCCCGGCAGCCAGACGCTGATAGTGATGAAACCACTTGACCAGCGATAAACCACTGAATATCAGTACGCTTAGATAAGTCAGGCTGAAAATTTGCAAAATAATAGCCAGCAGTAGAAAACTATAAGCCGGATGTGCGTAATGCGGATCAACAAACTGAACAAAAAAAGCCAGAAAAAACAAAATTGCTTTCGGGTTTAACAAACTGAGCAGCAAAGCATGCTGAAAGTAATGACGTGCCGGAAGCGGTTTACTGGCTTGTGCCGGCTCACACAATGATTGTCTGAAAACATCTGCAGCAGCCTGCTGACGTCTGTTCCATTGCTTAAGAGCTGAACGCAGCAACTGCCAGCCCAGATAAAACAAATACAAACCACCGACCAGTTTCAGTATTAAAAACAATGCAGGTATGGTTTTGATAATTGATGTTGCACCTGAAGCTGAAAGCAACATCAAAATACTGTCACCCAGAAATATTCCGGCAACCGCACAATAAGCAGCCCGTGCTCCATATTTTCCGGCCATGGCCAGACAATACATTGAATTTGGTCCCGGCAGCAGAACAATTGCTATGGCACCGACAATATACGTTCCCAGATCAGTAATACCAAACATGGGGATTCCTGTACTTTTTTACTATTCTCAATAAATGTAGTTCGTAATATCACGCAATTAATTTTTATTTGCCGCCTGCATATGTTCGATAAAGCGGTCAAAAAGGTAGGCAACGTCGTGCGGGCCCGGACTGGCTTCCGGATGTCCCTGAAATGAAAAAGCCGGCTGACTGGTCATGCTAATACCTTGTAGTGAACCGTCAAACAGCGATTTATGAGTAATACGAACATTTTCCGGTAAAGTATCTGCATCTACTTCAAAACCATGATTCTGACTGGTAATCACAACCCGGCCGGTATCCATATCCTGTACCGGATGATTGGCTCCGTGATGACCAAAAGGCATTTTGCGGGTTTTCGCCCCTAAGGCCAGACCAAGCAGCTGATGTCCCAGACAAATACCGAATAGCGGCAGTTTATGTGCCAGAATTTCCTGTACAGCTTTAATGGCATAATCACAGGGTTCCGGATCACCCGGTCCGTTAGACAGAAATACGCCGTCAGGATTCAATGCCAGTACTTCAGCTGCCGGTGTAGTAGCAGGAACCACAGTCAGACGGCAGCCCCGTGCACTCAGCATACGCAAAATATTGGTTTTTACCCCGAAATCGTAGGCAACCACATGATATCCGGCTTCCTGCGGCTGAACATAACCCTGCCCCAGCTGCCATTCACCCTGAGTAAATTCATATTTTGCAGAACAGCTTACTTCTCGTGCCAAATCTTTTCCGGCCATACTGCCAAAAGCACGTGCAATTTCCAGAGCCTGTTCTTTATTTGCATCAGCGCCAGTCAGAATACAGCCGGCCTGTGAACCTTTATCTCGCAGCAAACGGGTAAGGCGTCGGGTATCAATATCTGCGATTGCCACAGTATGCTGACGTTTCAGATAATCGGACAGGCTTTCTTGCGCACGAAAATTACTGTGCAATAAAGGTAAGTCGCGAATAATTAATCCGGAAGCATAAATTTGTTTACTCTCAGTGTCTTCACTATTGATGCCGGTATTGCCGATATGCGGATAAGTAAGAGTCACCATCTGCTGAGTATAAGACGGATCAGTGAGGATTTCCTGATAGCCAGTCATGCTAGTATTGAAGACTACTTCACCAACTGCCTGCCCGGCTGCGCCAATGCTGACACCATGAAATACGGAACCGTCAGCCAACACCAGAATTGCACTTGTAGTCATGGATGAGTCCTGTGTATTTAATAGACCGTCAATAACGACAATCTGTTTTTTATGGATTAATAATCGTGCTTCCAGTTACCAGTTGCAGGCAAAAAAAAACACGCCACTTCACGCAAAAAGCGTGAGCTACGTGCTTGATTATGGCAGAGACATAATATCTGACACTGCCATGAAAGCAATGCATTTTAGCTAATCTTCTCTGCTTTGGCAATGCAGATATTACTAAATAAAAAAGAAAATTTTTATTAATCTGCTGAGCAGCCCGCCGGCTGCCCTTTAGACTGACTGCAAATTTTACAACATTATTTTAGCGTACATGATAATTC includes these proteins:
- the carB gene encoding carbamoyl-phosphate synthase large subunit gives rise to the protein MPKRTDLKSILIIGAGPIVIGQACEFDYSGAQACKALREEGYKVILVNSNPATIMTDPDMADVTYIEPIMWQTVAKIIEKERPDAILPTMGGQTALNCALDLAHNGILKKYQVELIGASEDAIDKAEDRGRFKEAMNKIGLHTPKSFICHSMEQALEAQAQVGFPALIRPSFTMGGSGGGIAYNKDEFITICERGFDASPTHELLVEQSVLGWKEYEMEVVRDRADNCIIICSIENFDPCGVHTGDSITVAPAQTLTDKEYQLMRDASLAVLREIGVDTGGSNVQFAVNPQNGEMIVIEMNPRVSRSSALASKATGFPIAKIAAKLAIGYTLNELQNDITGGRTPASFEPSIDYVVTKVPRFAFEKFPSADDRLTTQMKSVGEVMAIGRTFQESVHKALRGLEVGLSGFDCRSSDRAAIQRELANPGPERILYVADAFRAGFSLEEIYTICAIDPWFLAQIADLVSEEQKLTAIRLEDIDYNYLRKLKRKGFADKRLAQLLNQDEASVRQHRYAMNLHPVFKRVDTCAAEFATDTAYLYSTYEEECEAEPTQRKKIMILGGGPNRIGQGIEFDYCCVHAALALRESGFETIMVNCNPETVSTDYDTSDRLYFEPLTLEDVLEICHTEQPDGLIVHYGGQTPLKLANELVANGVNIIGTSADAIDAAEDRERFQQILHKLGLRQPENRTARTEAEALQLAEEVGYPLVVRPSYVLGGRAMQVVHSSNELQTYMREAVQVSNDSPVLLDYFLSHAIEVDVDCVCDGKQVVIGGIMQHVEQAGVHSGDSACSIPPYSLSEDIQNEIRRQTAAMAMALDVVGLMNVQFAVQDDIVYVLEVNPRASRTVPFVSKATSVSLAKIGARVMAGISLAEQGYTQEVIPEFFAVKEAVFPFIKFPGVDTILGPEMRSTGEVMGVGETFAEAYLKAQLGAGERMPTIGKVFLAVRNEDKPAVVQVATNFQSLGYGLCATRGTAAFLAEHGINVQVVNKVTEGRPHIVDAIKNGEIALVVNTVSSDVQSIKDSHSIRRSALNMRIPLYTTIAGALAMSEGVSRLSRTDVYSIQNLHQRIKTALQN
- the carA gene encoding glutamine-hydrolyzing carbamoyl-phosphate synthase small subunit, with protein sequence MTTSAILVLADGSVFHGVSIGAAGQAVGEVVFNTSMTGYQEILTDPSYTQQMVTLTYPHIGNTGINSEDTESKQIYASGLIIRDLPLLHSNFRAQESLSDYLKRQHTVAIADIDTRRLTRLLRDKGSQAGCILTGADANKEQALEIARAFGSMAGKDLAREVSCSAKYEFTQGEWQLGQGYVQPQEAGYHVVAYDFGVKTNILRMLSARGCRLTVVPATTPAAEVLALNPDGVFLSNGPGDPEPCDYAIKAVQEILAHKLPLFGICLGHQLLGLALGAKTRKMPFGHHGANHPVQDMDTGRVVITSQNHGFEVDADTLPENVRITHKSLFDGSLQGISMTSQPAFSFQGHPEASPGPHDVAYLFDRFIEHMQAANKN
- the leuE gene encoding leucine efflux protein LeuE, whose protein sequence is MFGITDLGTYIVGAIAIVLLPGPNSMYCLAMAGKYGARAAYCAVAGIFLGDSILMLLSASGATSIIKTIPALFLILKLVGGLYLFYLGWQLLRSALKQWNRRQQAAADVFRQSLCEPAQASKPLPARHYFQHALLLSLLNPKAILFFLAFFVQFVDPHYAHPAYSFLLLAIILQIFSLTYLSVLIFSGLSLVKWFHHYQRLAAGAVATIGLMFIAFALKLWTASIE